A genomic stretch from Setaria italica strain Yugu1 chromosome VII, Setaria_italica_v2.0, whole genome shotgun sequence includes:
- the LOC101765088 gene encoding heavy metal-associated isoprenylated plant protein 47 has translation MKKKIVIKVCMPCERCRTKALKVVARADGLISVAITGDEKLEVVGDGVDPVCLVRCLRKKICYAEILQVEEVKDKKEEEKKPEKPKKAEQQAVVVHALPQSCPGYCSCHRCHPPSLMVCEDDRNSCAIM, from the exons ATGAAG AAAAAGATCGTGATCAAGGTGTGCATGCCGTGCGAAAGGTGCCGGACCAAGGCCTTGAAGGTAGTCGCCAGAGCCGACG GGCTGATCTCAGTGGCTATCACCGGCGACGAGAAGCTGGAGGtggtcggcgacggcgtcgacCCAGTCTGCCTGGTCAGGTGCCTGCGCAAGAAGATCTGCTACGCCGAGATCCTGCAGGTGGAGGAAGTGAAGgacaagaaggaggaggagaagaagccggAGAAGCCCAAGAAGGCAGAGCAGCAGGCCGTGGTGGTGCACGCGCTGCCGCAGAGCTGCCCCGGCTACTGCTCCTGCCACCGCTGCCACCCGCCGTCGCTGATGGTCTGCGAGGACGATCGCAACAGTTGTGCCATCATGTAA
- the LOC101769152 gene encoding heavy metal-associated isoprenylated plant protein 47, whose amino-acid sequence MTKQKIVIKVQMTCDKCRRSALTLAGSTYGVQSVAIEGEERDQLVVVGDGVDATSLASCLRKAVKVGRADIIKVEAVVDEKKAAATTTATGSSGPVVEWPPQGYPYYHPGHGYYWPRTGAVYPYAAGHCYVEDSDEGSWCAIM is encoded by the exons ATGACGAAG CAAAAGATTGTGATCAAGGTGCAAATGACGTGCGACAAGTGCCGGAGAAGTGCTCTAACTTTAGCTGGCTCCACGTACG GGGTGCAATCCGTGGCGATCGAGGGGGAGGAGCGCGACCAGCTGGTGGtggtcggcgacggcgtggaCGCTACCAGCCTGGCGAGCTGCCTGCGGAAGGCGGTGAAGGTGGGCAGGGCGGACATCATCAAGGTGGAGGCGGTCGTCGACgagaagaaggcggcggcgacgacgacggccaccGGTAGTAGTGGTCCCGTGGTCGAGTGGCCGCCGCAGGGGTACCCCTACTACCACCCCGGCCATGGCTATTACTGGCCCCGGACGGGCGCCGTCTACCCGTACGCGGCCGGCCACTGCTACGTCGAAGACTCCGACGAGGGTTCGTGGTGCGCCATCATGTAG
- the LOC111257959 gene encoding uncharacterized protein LOC111257959 yields MATRTFYVFSTAVATDISQVAAASGCLLLRRPPPPGTGTGEGALVDVAAAGERDERRGAAPVVLDGSPPPIVLVHGIFGFGKGVRYRNSVPVFFSRASGRGGGRWVFGEMPRRQFCSRVFPIFACFPAQRLVGLSYFAGAEKKDDRVLVPDLGSLTSIHDRARELFYYLKGGQVDYGEDHSKACGHTRFGRIYHTGH; encoded by the exons ATGGCTACTCGTACCTTCTACGTCTTCAGCACGGCCGTGGCCACCGACATCTCGCAGGTGGCAGCGGCATCCGGGTGCCTCctgctgcgccggccgccgcccccgggcacgggcacgggcgAGGGGGCGCTCGTCGAcgtcgccgcggccggggaGCGTGACGAACGCAGGGGCGCCGCGCCCGTCGTGCTCgacggctcgccgccgccaatcGTCCTCGTCCACGGCATCTTCGGCTTCGGCAAGGGGGTACGGTACCGAAACTCTGTCCCGGTTTTCTTCTCTCGCGCTTCCGGGcggggcggtggccggtgggtgtTCGGTGAAATGCCGCGGCGGCAGTTTTGCTCACGTGTTTTCCCCATCTTTGCTTGCTTCCCCGCGCAGAGGCTCGTGGGGCTCTCCTACTTCGCCGGCGCCGAGAAGAAGGACGACCGCGTGCTCGTGCCGGATTTGGGGTCGCTCACCAGCATCCATGACAG GGCGCGCGAGCTGTTCTACTACCTCAAGGGTGGGCAGGTGGACTACGGCGAGGACCACAGCAAGGCTTGTGGCCACACACGGTTCGGCAGAATCTATCACACAG GGCACTAA
- the LOC101764669 gene encoding uncharacterized protein LOC101764669, with product MRKEMIIRLQTTSEKGHCKAIKVAAAISGVESVTIAGEDKNLLLVIGVGVDSNRITEKLRRKVGHAEVVELRTVDAADELGGLAAAEHAYRYHPSPSPYKYAAAARDHHYYAAGRADHRYYTGGGGGGSAYAPQIMTPRADYHYGGGGGYPAAQYQQQHDYFYHPAAAANTHTVVHHEYASDPNSCSVM from the exons ATGAGG AAGGAGATGATAATCAGGTTGCAGACGACCTCTGAGAAGGGCCACTGCAAAGCTATCAAGGTGGCTGCTGCAATCTCAG GGGTGGAGTCCGTGACGATCGCCGGCGAGGACAAGAACCTGCTGCTGGTGATCGGCGTCGGGGTCGACTCCAACCGCATCACCGAGAAGCTGCGCCGCAAGGTGGGCCACGCGGAGGTGGTCGAGCTGCGcaccgtcgacgccgccgacgagctcggcggcctcgccgccgccgagcacgcGTACCGCTACCACCCGAGCCCGAGCCCCTACAAgtacgcggcggccgcgcgcgacCACCACTACTACGCCGCCGGCAGGGCGGACCACCGCTActacaccggcggcggcggcggcgggtcggcgTACGCGCCGCAGATAATGACCCCGCGGGCCGACTAccactacggcggcggcggagggtacCCGGCGGCGCAGTACCAGCAGCAGCACGACTACTTCTAccacccggcggcggccgccaacACGCACACGGTGGTGCACCACGAGTACGCGAGCGACCCCAACAGCTGCTCCGTCATGTGA
- the LOC101769563 gene encoding cilia- and flagella-associated protein 251-like — MALKNYDGKRHADFTNNEASRTAEPLEALNWNSKMDIGASYPEAATAGNYSCKLEAAEAERKSDGDGEYEAGKKTQLRRLRGSVEDSDAEVAERQKRMKETDGHPDDKEREEARNGDLKREGEVGSEESKMEPVERERKPLYEKYLEWKRRKEEEEEEEERKRNPEKVTDPYAFEARLFRQRWDEFYLKNYGCFDKKD, encoded by the exons ATGGCCCTCAAGAACTATGATGGCAAGAGGCATGCTGACTTCACCAATAATGAAGCTTCAAGGACAGCAGAGCCTCTTGAGGCGCTGAATTGGAATTCCAAAATGGATATTGGA GCTTCTTACCCAgaagcggcgacggcgggcaaCTACTCGTGCAagctggaggcggcggaggcggagaggaagagcgacggcgacggggaaTACGAAGCTGGGAAGAAGACTCAGTTGCGGAGATTGCGGGGGAGTGTGGAGGATTCTGATGCGGAAGTTGCGGAGCGGCAGAAGAGGATGAAGGAAACCGATGGTCATCCGGATgacaaggagagggaggaggcgaggaatGGAGACCTCAAGAGAGAAGGGGAAGTGGGGAGTGAAGAGTCGAAGATGGAACCcgtcgagagagagagaaagccgCTGTATGAGAAGTATTTGgagtggaagaggaggaaggaggaggaggaggaggaagaagagcgtAAAAGGAACCCCGAGAAGGTAACAGACCCTTACGCCTTTGAAGCTAGGTTGTTCAGGCAGAGGTGGGACGAATTCTATTTGAAGAACTACGGTTGCTTCGATAAGAAAGA CTAA
- the LOC101765481 gene encoding heavy metal-associated isoprenylated plant protein 16 has translation MKQKIVIRVSQLASEKTRSKAMALVAKADGVSSMGVTGDGKDQLEVVGDGVDTVCLVLCLRKKIGHAEILKVEEVKPAEKKPEEKKPDEKKPEPLPYWWYHNYYHCHPQPPCW, from the exons ATGAAG CAAAAGATCGTGATCAGGGTGAGCCAGCTGGCGAGCGAGAAGACCCGATCCAAGGCCATGGCGCTGGTCGCCAAAGCAGACG GGGTGAGCTCGATGGGGGTTACCGGCGACGGCAAGGACCAGCTGGAGGtggtcggcgacggcgtcgacACGGTCTGCCTCGTCCTGTGCCTGCGCAAGAAGATCGGCCACGCCGAGATCCTCAAAGTGGAGGAGGTGAAGCCGGCCGAGAAGAAACCGGAGGAGAAGAAGCCCGACGAGAAGAAGCCGGAGCCGCTGCCGTACTGGTGGTACCACAATTACTACCACTGCCACCCGCAGCCACCGTGCTGGTGA